A genomic window from Silene latifolia isolate original U9 population chromosome Y, ASM4854445v1, whole genome shotgun sequence includes:
- the LOC141631567 gene encoding uncharacterized protein LOC141631567 has product MKATQDRQKSYTDIRRQPLEFEVGDKVFLKVSLMKGVKRFGIKGKLSPKYVGPYEVIKRIGLVAYKLELPANLGKVHDVFHISQLRKYISDPGHVLQTEILEIEPNLTYEERPIRIWDKKEKRLRNKVLPLVKVLWRCDKFEEETWVTEDSMRAKHPNRFEKGD; this is encoded by the coding sequence ATGAAGGCAACACAAGATAGGCAGAAATCTTACACAGATATAAGACGACAACCTTTGGAGTTCGAGGTAGGTGACAAGGTGTTTCTCAAAGTATCTCTGATGAAGGGTGTTAAGAGGTTTGGGATCAAAGGGAAGCTGAGTCCTAAGTATGTGGGTCCTTATGAGGTGATTAAGAGAATTGGTCTGGTGGCATATAAATTGGAGTTGCCAGCTAATCTTGGGAAGGTTCATGACGTGTTCCATATTTCTCAGCTAAGGAAGTACATTAGCGATCCCGGTCACGTCCTGCAAACTGAAATCTTGGAAATTGAGCCTAACCTGACCTATGAGGAGCGACCTATTCGCATTTGGGATAAGAAGGAAAAGCGCCTCAGGAATAAGGTTTTGCCTTTAGTTAAAGTCCTTTGGAGGTGCGACAAGTTCGAGGAAGAGACATGGGTAACTGAAGATTCTATGCGAGCAAAGCACCCCAATCGTTTTGAGAAAGGTGATTAA